From the genome of Tistrella bauzanensis:
CCGCAGCCCCCGCGTCCCATGGCAGGATAGCGGAGAGACGGGCAACGAAAGCTTCCACCAGCCGCGCATGACGGGGGGAGGCGTTGCGGCCGACGGTGCCGAGCAACATTTCGTAGTAGGTGATGACCGAAATGACGATCTGATGCTGGCTTGCTGCCACCTCTTGCAAACGTTCAAGAACGGAGACCGGACGCTCGCGCATGATGAAGGAGCAGATATTGGTGTCGAGCATATAGACGGCAGACATCAATGCTCTCCATTTTCATCAAGAGAGAAACGCCCCTCTTCGATGAGGTCGGGCCGCTCGCTGAGGAAATCCGCATCCGCGACCGGTTCCTGGGCGAGCGAAAGCCAGTCGGGCCGGACTGGACGCAGCAGGATGGTATCGCCCTCTCGTTCGATGGTCAGCTCCGTCACCCCGTGGAACTCGAAATCCTTGGGTAAGCGGATCGCCTGGTTACGGTTGTTGCGAAAGATGGACACGGTACGGGCCATAGGGCACCTCCATGGTGGAGAGACCATGTTGGCATATGCTGAACATATGTCAATCTGCATCGCCACGTCGCAGCGCGTTCAGGCGCCGCCGCATCCTCCAAGACCACCAACCAGCGCGCAAAAGGCCCGGTTCTTCGGAACCGGGCCTTTTGCATGTTCATCGATGTTTGCGGCATCATGAACGCCGTCGCCGTCTGGCCGGCCGCGCTTCGTCAAGGTGTCCGCCGATGATCTCACTCCGTCCGCCGCGCAATACCTGGTCCCGGATCGATCCGGCGGGATGGCTGGTCGGCACCGCGCGTGCCGGGGCGGCGGGCGATGCCGCGACATCCGGCTTCCGGTTGATCTGCTACCCCCATGCCGGCGGCAGCACCGCCGCCTTCAGGCCCTGGCAGGTTGTGGCCGGCGATGCCGCGGCACTGGCGGTGCTGCAGATGCCGGGCCGCGACCAGCGGCTGACCGAGGCGCCGACGGTCTCGATCGCGGCGGTTGCCGATGCCGTGGCGTCGGTCCTGACCGATCCCGAGACCGGCGGCGCGACATCACCCGTCGTGCTCTATGGCCACAGCATGGGCACGCTGGTGGCGCTGGAGGTGGCACACCGGCTGGTGGCGGCGGGGCAACCGCCGCTACTGCTGGTGCTGGGCGCGCGGGTGCCACCGCATCTGTCCACCCCGGCCGCGCGCATGCTGGATCTGGACGATGACGCGTTCTTCGACGGGCTCGACCGCGCCTATGGCGGCACGCCGGTGACGGTGCGCAACGACCCCTCGATGCGCCAGCACTATATCCGGATCATGCGGGGCGATTTCAGGTTGAGCGCCGACTATATCACCGACTTTGCCGCCATCAGCGCCGGGCGCCCGCCCCTGCCCTGCCCGCTGCTCGCGTTCTCAGGCGACGCCGACCGCGCAGCGCCGGCCACAGCCATGGCGGAATGGCGCGGCTACGGCGCCGCCGGCTTCAATCAGGTCACCCTGCCCGGCGGCCACTTTTTCGCGATCGAGCGGCCACGCCCGGTGGTCAGCCGGATCATCGCCGCCGCCACGCGCCTGATCGGCTGACAGTTGGGTTTCGTCGGCAAGCCCGGATGTCCGTCAAGCCCGTATGTCCGTCAAGCCCGGGCGCGCTGCTCGGCAGCCGCCTGCGTCGCCGCCCATTTGGCGCGCTCTTCCGCGACCAGTTCCTTCTTCGACAGCTTGCCGACCGGCGTCTTGGGCAGGTCGTCGCGATATTCCACCGCCGCCGGCAGTTCATGACGGCCGATCTTGTCGGTCAGGAAATCCCTCAGCGCATCGAGCGAGAGTTCGTCGGCGCCGTCCTTCAGCTTGATGAAGGCCTTGGCCGCCTGCCCGCGATAGCTGTCGGGCACGCCGATCACGATCACCTCGGCAACCGAGGGATGTTCGTAGATCGCCTCCTCGATCACGCGGGGATAGACGTTGAAGCCGCCCGACAGGATCATGTCCTTCTTGCGGTCGACCAGGAACAGATAGCCCTTCTCGTCCATATAGCCGACATCGCCGGTGTGGAAGCGGCCGCCGGCAAAGGCGTCCTCGGTCGCCTCGGGCCGCTTCCAATAGCCCTTCATCACATTCGGGCCACGGATGCACAACTCGCCGGTCTCGCCCGGCGGCAGCAGCTTCAGCGGGTCGTTGAGGTCGACGATTTCGAGGATCAGCCCCGGCAGCGGCAGGCCGCAGGATCCACGCGGCGCACGATACCCCTCGATCATCGGGCTGCCGGTGCCGGCGGGCGAGGTTTCGGTCATGCCCCAGCCTTCCAGCACCGGAATGCCGGTCGCGCGCTCGAACGCCTCCCGCACCTCGACCGGCAGCGGCGCACCACCA
Proteins encoded in this window:
- a CDS encoding type II toxin-antitoxin system VapC family toxin; translation: MSAVYMLDTNICSFIMRERPVSVLERLQEVAASQHQIVISVITYYEMLLGTVGRNASPRHARLVEAFVARLSAILPWDAGAAEHATLVKQGLAAKGTPIGGNDIMIAGHARALECVLVTNKTREFARVEGLKIEDWATK
- the vapB gene encoding type II toxin-antitoxin system VapB family antitoxin — encoded protein: MARTVSIFRNNRNQAIRLPKDFEFHGVTELTIEREGDTILLRPVRPDWLSLAQEPVADADFLSERPDLIEEGRFSLDENGEH
- a CDS encoding thioesterase II family protein, which gives rise to MISLRPPRNTWSRIDPAGWLVGTARAGAAGDAATSGFRLICYPHAGGSTAAFRPWQVVAGDAAALAVLQMPGRDQRLTEAPTVSIAAVADAVASVLTDPETGGATSPVVLYGHSMGTLVALEVAHRLVAAGQPPLLLVLGARVPPHLSTPAARMLDLDDDAFFDGLDRAYGGTPVTVRNDPSMRQHYIRIMRGDFRLSADYITDFAAISAGRPPLPCPLLAFSGDADRAAPATAMAEWRGYGAAGFNQVTLPGGHFFAIERPRPVVSRIIAAATRLIG